The Bacillus andreraoultii genome includes a window with the following:
- a CDS encoding type I 3-dehydroquinate dehydratase: protein MKTWNINGIVIGEGKPKIIIPIIGETNEEVLKQFNTVMNLEPDIIEWRADAYEKVEHLDSVINLLCQMRKEQKQIPLLFTFRTKKEGGLKDLPTRYYKKLLETVIETKLVDVIDIELFTGDTLVSELISLAVKNSIYTIISYHDFHETPSKDEIXYVRNLYRIVSPVKPLFSVNV, encoded by the coding sequence GTGAAGACATGGAATATTAACGGTATTGTCATCGGTGAAGGGAAGCCGAAAATAATCATACCGATCATCGGGGAAACTAATGAAGAAGTGCTAAAACAATTTAATACTGTTATGAATCTGGAACCAGATATTATCGAATGGCGTGCTGATGCATACGAGAAAGTTGAACATTTAGATTCTGTCATTAATCTACTATGCCAAATGAGAAAAGAACAAAAACAAATTCCGCTTCTTTTTACTTTTCGAACGAAGAAGGAAGGCGGCTTGAAAGATCTTCCAACTCGTTATTATAAAAAACTACTAGAAACAGTGATTGAAACAAAGCTAGTCGACGTAATTGATATCGAACTATTTACTGGGGATACTCTCGTTTCTGAACTTATTTCACTTGCTGTGAAAAACTCTATTTATACTATTATTTCATATCATGATTTTCATGAAACGCCATCAAAAGATGAAATTGNCTATGTCAGGAACTTATATCGTATTGTAAGTCCTGTTAAGCCACTTTTTTCCGTGAATGTTTGA
- a CDS encoding small, acid-soluble spore protein, alpha/beta type: MGRKRGIMSEEMKVELAKELGFYDVVQKEGWGGIRARDAGNMVKRAIEIAEEQLKNRQ; the protein is encoded by the coding sequence GTGGGTAGAAAAAGAGGAATTATGTCTGAGGAAATGAAAGTTGAATTAGCAAAGGAGCTCGGTTTTTATGATGTCGTCCAAAAGGAAGGTTGGGGCGGTATTCGGGCGAGAGATGCGGGGAATATGGTGAAACGCGCAATTGAGATTGCTGAAGAACAACTAAAAAATAGGCAGTAA
- the ispE gene encoding 4-(cytidine 5'-diphospho)-2-C-methyl-D-erythritol kinase: MKLLVKAPAKINLSLDVLYKREDGFHELEMVMTTVDLADRVELELIKDDRIIIQSQTRFVPDDERNLAYKAAKILKDKFNINTGVSISIEKHIPVAAGLAGGSSDAAAVLRGMNKLWDLGLSIDELAKIGAEIGSDVSFCVYGGTALAKGRGEVITPLPPPPNCWVVLSKPSIGVSTGEVYEHLDVNTVNHPSTQSMVRAIHNGDYESMCNNLGNVLESVTLTRYPEVKNLKEDMKRFGADAVLMSGSGPTVFGLVQHDSRMQRLYNGLRGYCNQVYAVRILGKKNELL, translated from the coding sequence TTGAAACTTCTTGTCAAAGCTCCAGCTAAGATCAATTTGTCATTAGATGTCCTTTATAAAAGAGAAGACGGATTCCACGAATTGGAAATGGTCATGACAACAGTTGATTTAGCAGACCGTGTGGAGCTTGAGTTAATTAAAGATGATCGAATTATTATCCAATCGCAAACTCGCTTTGTCCCAGATGATGAAAGAAACTTGGCATATAAGGCGGCTAAAATATTGAAGGACAAGTTTAATATAAATACAGGTGTTTCCATTTCTATTGAAAAGCATATCCCAGTTGCAGCAGGATTAGCAGGTGGAAGTAGTGATGCCGCAGCTGTCTTAAGAGGAATGAATAAATTGTGGGACCTTGGTTTATCAATTGACGAATTAGCAAAAATAGGGGCAGAGATTGGATCTGATGTTTCTTTCTGTGTTTATGGTGGAACGGCTCTAGCGAAAGGAAGAGGAGAAGTAATTACTCCTTTGCCGCCCCCTCCAAATTGTTGGGTTGTACTATCAAAGCCATCAATAGGTGTATCGACAGGAGAGGTATATGAACATTTAGACGTAAATACAGTTAATCACCCTAGTACACAATCGATGGTAAGAGCAATTCATAACGGTGATTATGAATCGATGTGTAATAATTTAGGCAATGTACTTGAATCAGTCACGTTAACGCGTTATCCAGAAGTGAAAAATTTAAAAGAAGATATGAAAAGATTTGGAGCGGATGCAGTACTTATGAGCGGGAGTGGTCCGACAGTATTTGGATTAGTCCAACATGATTCACGAATGCAAAGACTATACAATGGATTAAGAGGTTATTGTAATCAAGTTTATGCTGTCCGAATATTAGGAAAGAAAAACGAACTTTTGTAA
- a CDS encoding proline dehydrogenase family protein — translation MANLTRDFFIGLSNNKLLNQAAKKWGVRLGAEKFVAGTDIDGVVRTIKQMNDQGIHCTVDNLGEFVFEKSEARLAKQQIIRLLDKIYEEHLDCHVSVKLTQLGLDIDYDFCLENMKEILDTATRYEIFINIDMEDYIHFQPTIDILKTLLLEYNHVGTVIQSYLFCAEEMMDELEHVRVRIVKGAYKENPDVAYQSKAEIDRNYLQLAKKRLLSGVFTSIATHDHYIINELKSFVAMNNISKDAFDFQFLYGFRQELQQELVREGYNVTTYMPFGNDWFGYYMRRLAERPQNLNLIVKDTFYTSDNKLKKEPILTGALAVSLYMLWRSKKKNEKKEDKA, via the coding sequence ATGGCTAATTTAACGAGAGATTTTTTCATCGGCTTATCCAATAATAAATTGTTGAATCAAGCAGCAAAAAAATGGGGTGTCCGTCTCGGTGCGGAAAAGTTTGTTGCTGGTACAGATATTGATGGAGTTGTTCGAACGATAAAACAAATGAATGACCAAGGTATTCATTGTACGGTAGACAATTTAGGAGAATTTGTTTTTGAAAAGTCAGAAGCAAGACTCGCGAAGCAACAAATCATTCGACTTCTTGACAAAATTTATGAAGAACATTTAGATTGTCATGTTTCCGTAAAATTAACGCAACTTGGACTTGATATCGACTATGATTTTTGTTTAGAAAATATGAAGGAAATTTTAGATACCGCAACCCGGTACGAAATATTTATTAATATTGATATGGAAGATTATATTCATTTTCAACCGACAATCGATATTTTGAAAACGCTTTTATTAGAGTACAATCATGTCGGTACCGTTATTCAAAGTTATTTATTCTGTGCAGAAGAAATGATGGATGAGTTAGAACATGTTCGTGTTCGAATTGTAAAAGGCGCATATAAAGAAAATCCAGATGTAGCATACCAGTCAAAGGCAGAAATTGATCGTAACTATTTGCAACTTGCGAAAAAACGCTTATTAAGTGGCGTGTTTACTTCCATCGCAACACATGATCATTACATTATAAATGAGTTAAAATCATTCGTTGCTATGAACAATATTTCCAAGGATGCTTTTGATTTCCAATTTTTATATGGGTTCCGTCAAGAATTGCAACAAGAATTAGTACGTGAAGGTTACAATGTGACAACATATATGCCATTCGGAAATGACTGGTTCGGTTATTACATGCGCCGGCTTGCCGAACGACCACAAAACTTAAACTTAATCGTCAAAGACACATTTTATACAAGCGACAACAAGTTGAAGAAAGAACCAATTTTAACCGGGGCATTAGCGGTCTCATTGTACATGTTATGGAGAAGTAAAAAGAAGAATGAAAAGAAAGAAGATAAAGCATAA